The following are encoded together in the Desulfococcus multivorans genome:
- the acpP gene encoding acyl carrier protein, whose product MTDIDKIQEKVKKIIAEKLSVDIDEVIPEAAFVDDLGADSLDLVELIMSMEEEFDIEISDEDSEKMVKVQDAFDYIAKNS is encoded by the coding sequence ATGACCGATATCGATAAGATTCAAGAAAAAGTAAAAAAGATTATTGCGGAAAAACTGAGCGTAGACATCGACGAAGTGATTCCCGAGGCTGCCTTTGTGGACGATCTCGGTGCCGACTCTCTGGACCTGGTGGAGTTGATCATGTCCATGGAGGAAGAGTTCGACATTGAAATCTCGGACGAAGATTCCGAAAAAATGGTGAAGGTTCAGGACGCATTCGACTACATCGCCAAGAATTCCTGA
- the fabF gene encoding beta-ketoacyl-ACP synthase II, producing the protein MNRRVVITGLGLVTPIGIGVEASWAALCAGKSGIGEITRFDASDYTTRIAAEVKGFNPEDFVPKKDARRNQLFISYALAASRMAMEDSGLSIDAKNGPRIGVITGCGLGGLATLEEHTMIINTRGPKRVSPFFIPMMIGNMAAGMISIQFGAKGPNLSIATACAAGTHAVGEAYKNIQRGFSDAVITGGMESVITPTCIAGFGAMKALSTRNDDPERASRPFDKDRDGFVVGEGAGILIIEALEHALERGARIYGEVIGYGMSGDGYHMTSPPPDAEGAVRCMEAAIADAGISCDQIDYINAHGTSTPLNDLYETRAIKTVFKEHAKSVPVSSTKSMTGHLLGAAGGIETVFSTLAAYHDIIPPTINFESGDEECDLDYVPNIARKTPIDIVMSNSFGFGGTNAAIIVRKYRP; encoded by the coding sequence TTGAACAGGCGGGTCGTTATTACAGGACTAGGGTTGGTGACACCGATAGGCATCGGTGTGGAAGCATCGTGGGCGGCGCTCTGCGCCGGGAAATCGGGCATCGGTGAAATAACGCGATTCGATGCGTCCGATTATACCACCAGAATTGCTGCTGAAGTTAAGGGCTTCAACCCTGAAGACTTTGTCCCCAAGAAGGACGCCAGACGCAACCAACTCTTCATTTCTTATGCCCTGGCCGCATCTCGCATGGCCATGGAGGACTCCGGGCTGTCCATCGATGCGAAAAACGGACCCCGGATCGGCGTGATTACCGGTTGTGGTCTTGGCGGATTGGCGACGCTGGAAGAGCACACGATGATCATCAACACACGGGGTCCCAAGCGGGTCAGCCCTTTTTTCATCCCCATGATGATCGGCAACATGGCGGCCGGAATGATTTCCATCCAGTTCGGCGCCAAGGGGCCCAATCTGTCCATCGCCACGGCATGTGCGGCAGGTACCCATGCCGTGGGAGAGGCCTACAAGAATATTCAACGGGGATTTTCGGATGCGGTGATCACCGGTGGCATGGAATCCGTGATCACACCGACCTGCATCGCCGGTTTTGGAGCTATGAAGGCCCTGTCCACGAGGAATGACGATCCCGAGCGGGCATCCCGCCCCTTTGACAAGGACCGGGACGGATTTGTGGTCGGGGAAGGCGCCGGAATTCTCATTATCGAGGCTCTTGAACACGCTCTGGAAAGAGGGGCCAGGATTTACGGCGAGGTCATCGGATACGGTATGAGCGGCGACGGTTACCACATGACGTCTCCCCCCCCAGACGCCGAAGGCGCTGTTCGCTGCATGGAAGCCGCCATCGCCGATGCCGGTATCTCCTGCGACCAGATCGACTACATCAATGCCCACGGCACCTCAACCCCATTGAACGACCTGTATGAAACCCGGGCCATCAAAACGGTTTTCAAAGAGCATGCCAAGTCAGTACCCGTCAGCTCGACGAAATCCATGACCGGCCATCTTCTGGGTGCCGCAGGCGGCATCGAAACCGTGTTTTCCACGTTGGCCGCCTATCACGACATCATTCCCCCGACCATCAATTTCGAAAGCGGGGATGAGGAGTGCGATCTCGATTATGTGCCCAATATCGCTCGGAAGACCCCCATCGACATCGTGATGAGCAACTCCTTCGGCTTCGGGGGCACCAACGCCGCGATCATCGTGAGGAAGTACCGCCCTTAG
- the pdxT gene encoding pyridoxal 5'-phosphate synthase glutaminase subunit PdxT: protein MMVGLLGLQGAFLDHIHHLNSLGIQCHIVRDAEGLREIDRLIIPGGESTVMGKFLHEFEMIAPMRERILDGMPVWGICAGVVLLAETVDGSPGRLDVLAVSVERNAYGRQLASTIRDIDISIPDISDGVNAFPGIFIRSPRITASGPGVTIHARSMGDPVFVQQGRIMATTFHPELTQTAVFHRYFLSL from the coding sequence ATGATGGTGGGGTTGCTGGGGCTCCAGGGGGCTTTTCTCGATCACATCCATCACCTGAATTCCCTGGGTATCCAATGTCATATCGTCCGGGATGCGGAAGGGCTCAGAGAAATTGACCGACTCATCATTCCGGGGGGGGAGAGCACGGTCATGGGGAAATTTCTGCATGAATTTGAGATGATCGCTCCCATGAGGGAACGGATTCTGGACGGAATGCCGGTCTGGGGCATCTGTGCGGGGGTTGTTCTCCTGGCCGAAACGGTTGACGGTAGTCCCGGTCGGCTGGACGTCCTGGCGGTGTCTGTGGAGCGAAATGCCTACGGTCGTCAGTTGGCCAGCACGATCCGTGACATCGACATCTCGATTCCGGATATCTCCGACGGTGTGAACGCCTTCCCGGGAATCTTCATCCGATCGCCCCGGATTACGGCGTCCGGGCCCGGAGTGACGATTCACGCGAGGTCCATGGGAGATCCGGTCTTCGTACAGCAGGGCCGGATCATGGCAACGACGTTTCATCCGGAGTTGACGCAGACAGCGGTGTTTCACCGATATTTTTTAAGTCTGTAG
- a CDS encoding PLP-dependent aminotransferase family protein: protein MALYRDIAAELARRIREGRYRPGERIPSIRQVAEEFGCNKLTVQKAFDALKRDGMIENVVGSGSFVRYPEKIAMSGEVFDFRTSYISEAFFPLKTAKAIFSDLFDQERTQAFSPPPVEGDPELIEALGAFYRLPTQRMLIVSGAQQGLDLTAKVFSTNISDSILFEDPTYPGAISLFKARHFVPLETDGPDLEEFDRKLTPAIKLFYAMPAVHNPTGISYSLEKKKALVRRAERFPFYLIEDDYLSEFNPRPDPRFIDILPEKTLYIKSLSQTTVSGVRLGAMIVPESLFDKFIYAKFMSDIASTGLLQKFATRFIREGAYARYITETHVRIQERKRRLTGLIAEHPFLSIPHDAPGYNLWVKSDRSLSLPRVPWTPGEEFSFSPIFRNFFRISFMHMDDDTFDRAVTYLRNLLPHAFHHEN from the coding sequence ATGGCGCTATACAGAGACATTGCAGCGGAACTGGCGCGACGTATCCGGGAGGGACGCTACAGACCGGGAGAGCGGATCCCGTCCATTCGTCAGGTAGCCGAGGAATTCGGCTGTAACAAATTAACGGTTCAAAAGGCCTTCGATGCCCTCAAGCGCGACGGGATGATTGAAAACGTCGTGGGCAGCGGCTCATTCGTTCGCTATCCGGAAAAGATTGCCATGAGCGGTGAGGTGTTCGACTTCAGAACGTCCTACATCTCTGAAGCCTTCTTTCCCTTGAAAACCGCAAAAGCCATTTTTTCGGACCTTTTCGATCAGGAACGAACCCAGGCCTTCTCTCCCCCGCCGGTTGAGGGGGACCCGGAACTGATCGAGGCTCTGGGCGCCTTTTATCGACTTCCGACCCAGCGCATGTTGATTGTCTCCGGCGCACAGCAGGGATTGGACCTTACCGCCAAGGTTTTTTCGACTAATATCTCAGATTCAATTCTGTTCGAGGATCCCACGTATCCCGGGGCCATCTCCCTTTTCAAAGCTCGGCATTTCGTCCCCCTCGAGACCGACGGCCCAGACCTGGAGGAATTCGACCGTAAACTCACTCCCGCCATCAAGCTATTCTATGCCATGCCCGCGGTCCATAATCCCACCGGCATCTCCTACAGCCTCGAAAAAAAAAAGGCGCTGGTCAGGCGCGCCGAACGATTCCCTTTTTATCTCATCGAAGATGATTATCTATCGGAATTCAACCCCCGTCCAGATCCGCGATTCATAGACATCCTTCCTGAAAAGACCCTTTATATCAAGTCTCTGTCTCAAACCACCGTCTCGGGTGTCCGCCTCGGTGCCATGATTGTTCCCGAATCGCTCTTCGACAAATTCATCTACGCAAAGTTCATGTCGGACATCGCCTCGACGGGTCTCCTTCAGAAATTCGCCACACGGTTCATCCGTGAGGGGGCCTATGCAAGATATATTACCGAAACTCATGTGCGGATACAGGAGAGAAAGCGCCGCCTGACAGGGTTGATCGCCGAACATCCTTTCTTGTCGATACCTCACGATGCCCCGGGCTACAACCTTTGGGTCAAATCGGATCGATCGCTTTCCCTCCCCAGGGTGCCGTGGACCCCGGGGGAGGAATTTTCCTTTTCGCCGATCTTCAGGAATTTTTTCCGAATCTCCTTTATGCACATGGACGATGACACATTTGATCGAGCCGTCACCTATCTGAGAAACCTTCTGCCCCATGCTTTTCACCATGAAAATTGA
- a CDS encoding NADH:flavin oxidoreductase/NADH oxidase, which produces MAEDILFSPFQLKRFNVKNRLGVAPMTRMSSVKDSIPRRDVLDFLVARAKNGAGIVYTEAIVTDYESAQGYPGQARLTSQRQIDVWSRVVENIHRHGALSILQMFHCGRVAWSGVNPAGRVIAPSAICPRQDNPLTGEPYPTPDVMSRFDIDHVLNGFVETAKGAVAAGFDGIEIHGAHGYLISQFLSGYTNQRTDGYGGSMEKRYRFVHEVIQAVRPVVPSDRLLFFRISNWGVVDKEISLFSDQAEYQDIIRRLSQEPIDAVSVSTYAYGDEAFGSGKTMARLTREATTLPIFICGKIYDRRSAEEALKDADIVLSGKTALLNPDWVDDLRTGKTLPLRSAEEADIAYTTKPLP; this is translated from the coding sequence ATGGCAGAGGATATCTTGTTTTCTCCGTTTCAGCTGAAGCGTTTTAACGTTAAAAACCGATTGGGTGTGGCGCCCATGACCCGGATGTCGTCGGTGAAGGACAGCATTCCCCGCCGCGATGTCCTTGATTTTCTGGTCGCGCGAGCCAAAAACGGTGCCGGGATCGTCTATACCGAAGCCATCGTGACGGATTACGAAAGCGCCCAGGGATATCCCGGCCAGGCACGCCTCACGTCCCAGCGACAAATCGACGTCTGGTCCCGGGTCGTTGAGAACATCCACCGTCATGGCGCCCTTTCGATTCTACAGATGTTTCATTGCGGGAGGGTGGCGTGGTCGGGAGTCAATCCGGCCGGACGGGTGATCGCTCCCAGCGCGATTTGCCCCCGTCAGGATAATCCCCTGACTGGAGAGCCTTACCCCACGCCGGATGTCATGAGCCGATTTGATATCGATCATGTCCTCAATGGGTTCGTCGAGACCGCCAAAGGCGCGGTAGCCGCGGGTTTTGACGGTATTGAAATCCATGGCGCTCACGGCTACCTCATCAGCCAATTCCTCTCCGGCTATACCAACCAGCGGACCGACGGCTATGGGGGATCAATGGAAAAGCGATACCGTTTCGTTCACGAGGTGATCCAGGCGGTCAGACCGGTTGTGCCTTCGGACCGTCTTCTTTTCTTCCGCATTTCCAACTGGGGCGTGGTGGACAAAGAGATTTCACTGTTCTCGGATCAGGCAGAGTATCAAGACATTATTCGCCGCCTTTCCCAGGAACCCATCGATGCCGTTTCGGTTTCCACCTATGCATACGGCGACGAGGCTTTCGGATCGGGCAAAACCATGGCCCGTCTCACCCGAGAGGCCACAACGCTGCCGATCTTCATCTGCGGGAAAATTTACGACCGCCGCAGCGCGGAGGAAGCCCTGAAGGACGCCGATATCGTTCTTTCCGGGAAAACCGCTTTGCTCAATCCCGATTGGGTGGATGACCTGCGCACGGGTAAGACGCTGCCACTTCGCAGCGCTGAGGAGGCCGACATCGCCTACACCACCAAACCACTGCCGTGA
- a CDS encoding DUF3786 domain-containing protein, translating to MKKKSPVFERNYRYYLEMIGALDLPSRAKLLGAEADADGLIVSFFGRPHRISGDGVIGPDGLRPCYSTCIILFKYLLMCPDTVKARGPWTSFRDFKDAGPLLVYFAKAVEALITEGFEGDVNGLASAAKKMGGRMPDTLFSHDLSIQFDPLPRLSMLLLFNDRDEEFSSHCSVLFERQTEAYLDMESVAVLGHVLSEGLLMLK from the coding sequence ATGAAAAAAAAATCGCCTGTATTCGAAAGAAATTATCGGTATTACCTGGAAATGATCGGAGCCCTCGATCTTCCGTCACGTGCAAAGCTTCTGGGTGCTGAAGCCGATGCAGACGGCCTGATCGTTTCTTTTTTCGGCAGACCTCACCGGATATCGGGTGACGGCGTCATCGGGCCCGACGGTCTGCGACCTTGTTACAGTACGTGCATCATACTCTTCAAATATCTTCTGATGTGTCCCGACACGGTTAAAGCGCGGGGGCCGTGGACTTCGTTCAGGGATTTCAAGGATGCCGGCCCCTTGCTCGTCTATTTCGCGAAAGCGGTAGAGGCACTGATCACCGAAGGGTTTGAGGGAGATGTGAACGGCCTTGCCTCCGCCGCGAAGAAAATGGGGGGAAGAATGCCGGATACCCTGTTTTCCCATGACCTTTCGATTCAGTTCGATCCGCTTCCCCGACTGTCGATGCTGCTGCTCTTCAATGACCGGGATGAGGAATTCTCTTCCCACTGCTCCGTATTGTTCGAAAGGCAGACGGAGGCCTACCTGGATATGGAGTCCGTTGCGGTTCTGGGGCACGTGCTTTCGGAGGGGCTCTTAATGCTGAAATAA
- a CDS encoding acetate--CoA ligase family protein — protein sequence MDYFFNPKGLAVVGATANPKKGGNIIIANLLKGYTGRIYPVNPRYDTIEGLTCYPSLRAVPDPVDLAVVFVGAEMVPQVIRDCAVRGIPGAMIESAGFAEIGAEGVALQQETARIAGEGGVRLWGPNCMGLVDVKNRRVFSTVTSSIWEQGMIPGKVALIVQSGMLAGAFLIDVMSHGVMGMGKACSIGNKMDVAECDLLEYLLADPDTGVIGLYLESIVDGPRFISLCKAANKPIVVLKGGKSDEGAAAAVSHTASMAGDGAVVSGAFRQAGVVEADDFYQMMDYCRVLEAFDDLPSGLGNRVAIMTYSGGAGIVSADFLVDSQLAMATLSRESLTRLEDVFPSWMAPGNPVDLWPGILLNGTHKAYNETLAVLMADPGVDAVFAHCFVGGFDLEPQLDIMAGLSHSARKPLFCWISGERNAVSRFQRQALDLKIPAFREVKRAVDCLGKLLAYHRRRHQPVDDRIQDIQIQTVPLDRLSGGPRVLDERASKSILKRAGIPVVEEIRVMSPAEADKAADRFGWPVVLKGVVPGAVHKTEAGLVVMNIHGRETLHREFEGMALRVGQRGGMLLQPQLPAGLELIVGLIRDPQFGPCVMCGLGGILTEALNDRAFAVAPLSHGDALALIGRLKSQQLLDGFRGATALDRDALADVLVRLGALGVAYPAVREVDINPFIVVEGRPVAVDAAVML from the coding sequence ATGGATTATTTTTTCAACCCAAAGGGATTGGCGGTCGTCGGTGCGACGGCCAATCCGAAAAAGGGCGGCAACATCATCATTGCCAACCTGCTCAAGGGGTACACGGGAAGGATCTATCCGGTCAACCCGCGGTACGATACCATTGAAGGCCTGACATGTTATCCTTCGCTGCGGGCGGTGCCGGATCCGGTGGATCTGGCGGTAGTCTTCGTCGGCGCGGAGATGGTTCCTCAGGTGATCCGGGACTGCGCTGTACGCGGCATTCCCGGCGCCATGATTGAATCCGCGGGATTTGCCGAAATCGGCGCCGAAGGCGTCGCACTACAGCAGGAAACCGCGCGGATCGCGGGGGAGGGCGGTGTCCGGCTTTGGGGGCCCAACTGCATGGGACTGGTGGACGTGAAAAACCGGCGGGTGTTCTCAACAGTGACGTCCTCCATCTGGGAGCAGGGGATGATCCCCGGGAAGGTCGCCCTCATTGTCCAAAGCGGCATGCTGGCCGGTGCCTTCCTCATCGACGTCATGTCTCACGGCGTCATGGGCATGGGTAAGGCCTGCTCCATCGGAAACAAGATGGATGTCGCGGAATGCGACCTCCTTGAGTATCTCCTTGCGGATCCGGATACCGGGGTGATCGGCCTCTATCTCGAATCCATCGTCGACGGGCCCAGATTCATATCCCTCTGCAAAGCGGCAAACAAACCGATCGTCGTCCTGAAGGGGGGAAAGTCTGATGAAGGGGCGGCGGCGGCTGTGAGTCACACCGCCAGCATGGCGGGTGACGGCGCCGTGGTCAGCGGCGCCTTCCGCCAGGCCGGGGTGGTGGAGGCCGATGATTTCTACCAGATGATGGATTATTGCCGGGTTCTGGAGGCGTTCGACGATTTGCCCTCTGGGCTGGGAAATCGGGTGGCGATCATGACCTACAGCGGCGGTGCCGGGATCGTGTCGGCCGATTTTCTGGTGGATTCGCAGCTCGCTATGGCGACCCTCTCCCGGGAGTCCCTGACGCGGCTTGAAGATGTCTTCCCGTCGTGGATGGCGCCGGGAAATCCGGTGGATCTCTGGCCCGGTATCCTTCTCAACGGAACCCACAAGGCTTATAACGAAACGCTGGCGGTTCTGATGGCCGACCCCGGGGTCGACGCCGTCTTCGCCCACTGTTTTGTCGGCGGATTTGATCTGGAACCGCAGCTCGATATCATGGCCGGTCTATCCCATAGTGCCCGGAAACCGCTCTTCTGTTGGATATCCGGAGAGCGAAATGCGGTGAGTCGATTCCAGCGACAGGCTCTCGATCTCAAGATTCCGGCCTTCAGGGAGGTCAAACGGGCGGTTGATTGCCTTGGAAAACTCCTGGCGTATCACCGGCGAAGGCATCAGCCCGTCGACGACCGGATCCAGGATATTCAAATACAGACCGTTCCCTTGGATCGTTTAAGCGGCGGCCCCCGTGTTCTCGACGAACGGGCGTCAAAATCGATTTTGAAGCGGGCTGGGATTCCGGTCGTGGAGGAGATTCGGGTCATGTCTCCGGCAGAGGCCGATAAAGCGGCGGATCGATTCGGATGGCCCGTGGTTCTGAAAGGGGTGGTGCCGGGTGCGGTGCACAAGACCGAGGCCGGGCTCGTCGTGATGAATATCCATGGGCGGGAGACGCTCCATCGAGAATTCGAAGGGATGGCGCTTCGGGTGGGTCAGCGGGGGGGGATGCTTCTTCAGCCCCAACTACCGGCCGGGTTGGAGCTGATTGTCGGCCTGATCCGGGATCCCCAATTCGGGCCGTGCGTGATGTGCGGTCTGGGCGGCATATTGACCGAGGCACTCAACGATCGCGCATTCGCCGTTGCGCCCCTTAGCCACGGGGATGCCCTGGCCCTCATCGGCCGACTGAAATCTCAGCAGCTCCTTGACGGGTTTCGCGGGGCAACCGCCCTCGATCGGGATGCCCTGGCCGATGTCCTCGTCCGGCTGGGAGCTCTGGGTGTCGCCTATCCTGCTGTTCGCGAGGTGGATATCAACCCTTTCATTGTCGTAGAGGGGCGTCCCGTAGCCGTGGATGCCGCTGTGATGCTGTAA
- a CDS encoding cobyrinate a,c-diamide synthase: MHHRYIDFPRIFIAGLRGGAGKTILSIGIIAAWRRLGKSIAPFKKGPDYIDAGWLALSAGRPCYNLDTFLVHPQDVLRSFLSHAHPHDIAVIEGNRGLYDGIDTEGTTSSAEVAKLLNAPVVISLDCTKTTRTMAAVVAGCLGFDPDLGIKGVILNRIAGSRHEQNLRRNIEHYCGVPVVGAVPKLDAENFPERHMGLVPTPEHGWAVDSVAAAAEIARRYLDMDRLEQIAMAAASDRVPVAYLVSGRDTDAFAENSKPVIGVLRDSAFQFYYPDNIDALRRAGAQVNFISAFDAGSFPQVDGLYIGGGFPETHAERLAGNAGFMAGLKARARGGMPIYAECGGLMYLGEALVVDGRRHPMSGVLPIVFGLSDRPQGLGYTVVRVESENPYFAVGTEIRGHEFRYSRVLEWRGDDRDLVFGMRRGKGFIRGRDGIRYKNVLATYTHIHALGMPAWAEAMVAAAAASKRHRVLPDIR, encoded by the coding sequence ATGCACCACAGATATATTGACTTTCCCAGAATTTTTATCGCCGGTTTGCGCGGCGGCGCGGGAAAGACCATATTGTCCATCGGCATTATTGCCGCATGGCGGCGGCTGGGCAAATCCATTGCTCCTTTTAAAAAAGGTCCTGACTATATTGATGCGGGCTGGCTGGCCCTGTCGGCTGGTCGGCCCTGCTACAATCTCGATACCTTTCTGGTTCACCCTCAAGACGTTCTCCGATCCTTTCTTTCCCACGCCCACCCACACGACATCGCTGTTATCGAAGGCAACAGGGGGTTATATGACGGCATTGACACCGAGGGGACGACCAGTTCCGCCGAGGTGGCCAAACTGCTGAATGCCCCCGTGGTGATCAGTCTGGACTGCACGAAGACGACGCGTACCATGGCGGCCGTCGTGGCGGGTTGTCTGGGGTTCGATCCGGATCTCGGGATCAAAGGGGTCATTCTGAATCGAATTGCGGGCAGTCGTCACGAACAGAACCTCAGAAGAAACATTGAGCATTATTGTGGTGTTCCGGTGGTGGGAGCGGTTCCGAAGCTGGATGCGGAAAATTTCCCGGAGCGTCATATGGGCCTGGTACCGACGCCGGAGCATGGCTGGGCCGTCGATTCGGTGGCGGCGGCGGCGGAAATTGCCCGGCGCTACCTCGATATGGACAGGCTCGAGCAGATCGCAATGGCTGCCGCTTCGGATCGAGTCCCCGTGGCGTATCTGGTTTCAGGGCGGGATACCGACGCGTTCGCCGAAAATTCCAAGCCGGTGATCGGCGTCCTGCGGGATTCGGCCTTTCAGTTTTATTATCCGGACAACATCGATGCCCTTCGGCGGGCCGGAGCCCAGGTGAACTTCATAAGTGCATTTGACGCCGGATCCTTCCCGCAGGTGGACGGTCTTTATATTGGGGGCGGTTTTCCCGAAACTCATGCAGAAAGGCTTGCGGGCAATGCCGGATTCATGGCAGGATTGAAAGCCAGAGCCCGTGGGGGGATGCCCATCTATGCCGAATGCGGGGGACTCATGTACCTGGGAGAAGCCCTGGTCGTAGACGGACGACGGCACCCCATGTCCGGGGTTCTGCCCATTGTATTCGGGCTTTCGGACCGTCCCCAGGGGTTGGGATATACCGTGGTTCGGGTGGAATCGGAAAATCCTTATTTCGCCGTGGGCACGGAGATCCGGGGCCATGAATTTCGATATTCCCGGGTTCTTGAATGGCGAGGGGATGACCGGGACCTGGTTTTTGGCATGCGGAGAGGAAAGGGATTCATCCGTGGACGGGACGGCATCCGATATAAAAATGTTCTCGCCACCTACACGCATATCCATGCCTTGGGGATGCCCGCATGGGCGGAAGCCATGGTCGCCGCGGCCGCCGCTTCAAAGCGGCATCGCGTCTTGCCCGATATCCGCTGA
- a CDS encoding dissimilatory sulfite reductase D family protein, protein MEYEDAKKLIVEELTKKLKSKSKFYFNDLSKILDLKPREAKKIVNKLVEDGVLEYWSSGSTTMYGMPGTGKQAAAEHEDE, encoded by the coding sequence ATGGAATACGAGGATGCAAAAAAATTGATCGTCGAAGAGTTGACCAAAAAGCTCAAGTCCAAAAGCAAGTTCTACTTCAACGATCTGTCCAAGATCCTGGACCTGAAACCCAGGGAAGCCAAAAAAATCGTGAACAAGCTTGTTGAGGACGGCGTTCTTGAATATTGGTCCAGCGGAAGCACGACCATGTACGGAATGCCCGGAACCGGGAAACAGGCTGCGGCTGAGCACGAAGACGAATAA
- the dsrB gene encoding dissimilatory-type sulfite reductase subunit beta — protein sequence MAFISSGYDPKEPMKNRITDIGPKKFDEFYPPVIAKNKGKWLYHEILEPGILVHVAEGGDEVYTVRCGGARIMTTSLIREICEIAEKHCDGYLRFTTRNNIEFMVDDKSKVDALKKDLAGRKFAGGSFKFPIGGTGAGITNIVHTQGWIHCHTPATDASGTVKATMDEVFSDFQNMRLPAPLRISMACCLNMCGAVHCSDIAILGYHRKPPMLDHEYLDKLCEIPLAIAACPTGAIKPTKVDLPSGETVKSVAVNNERCMFCGNCYTMCPSLPLADKDGDGIVLMAGGKVSNRISEPKFSKVVVAFLPNEVPRWPQMTDTIKKMIEAYAADAKKYERLGEWAERIGWERFFEKCELPFTHHLIDDFRDPAYYTWRQSTQFKF from the coding sequence ATGGCATTTATTTCTTCAGGTTATGATCCGAAAGAACCGATGAAAAACAGAATCACCGACATCGGTCCGAAAAAGTTTGATGAATTTTATCCTCCGGTCATCGCGAAAAACAAAGGCAAATGGCTGTATCACGAAATTCTCGAGCCGGGTATCCTGGTGCACGTGGCTGAAGGCGGCGACGAGGTCTACACGGTCCGTTGCGGCGGCGCCCGTATCATGACCACCTCCCTGATCCGGGAGATCTGCGAGATCGCCGAAAAACACTGCGACGGATACCTCCGGTTCACCACCCGGAACAATATCGAGTTCATGGTCGATGACAAGTCCAAGGTGGACGCTCTGAAAAAAGACCTGGCCGGTCGCAAGTTTGCCGGCGGCAGTTTCAAGTTTCCCATCGGCGGCACCGGTGCCGGCATCACCAATATTGTTCACACGCAGGGCTGGATCCATTGCCATACCCCCGCCACCGACGCCTCCGGTACGGTCAAGGCGACCATGGACGAGGTTTTCAGCGATTTCCAGAACATGAGGCTTCCCGCTCCGCTCAGAATCTCCATGGCCTGTTGCCTCAACATGTGCGGCGCCGTGCATTGCTCCGACATCGCCATCCTGGGGTATCACCGCAAACCGCCGATGCTGGATCATGAATACCTGGACAAACTGTGTGAAATCCCCCTGGCCATCGCCGCCTGTCCCACCGGCGCCATCAAGCCGACCAAGGTGGACCTGCCCAGCGGTGAGACCGTGAAGAGCGTCGCAGTCAACAACGAGCGATGCATGTTCTGCGGCAACTGCTACACCATGTGTCCCTCACTGCCGCTGGCGGACAAGGACGGCGACGGTATCGTTCTCATGGCCGGTGGAAAGGTTTCCAACCGCATCAGCGAGCCCAAGTTCTCGAAGGTCGTTGTCGCCTTCCTGCCCAACGAGGTGCCGCGCTGGCCTCAGATGACCGACACCATCAAAAAGATGATCGAAGCCTATGCCGCCGACGCGAAAAAATACGAACGACTGGGCGAATGGGCCGAGCGTATCGGATGGGAAAGATTCTTCGAGAAATGCGAGTTGCCTTTCACCCATCATCTCATCGACGATTTCCGTGATCCGGCGTATTATACCTGGCGCCAGTCCACCCAGTTCAAGTTCTAA